CAGGCAGGGACTAGACAGGACAGACATGAGTGTGGGCACGGGGGAACTCACCGCCCCCTCATTCCTCCCTTTGACCCTGAAGAGACCTATGAGCGGCTTGAGGCTGACAAAAAGAAGCAGGTGCACAAGAAGCGGAAGTGCCCTGGGCCCATAATCACCTATCATTCGGTGACGGTGCCGCTCGTTGGGGAGCCAGGCCCTAAAGAAGAGAATGTGGATGTGGAAGGGTGAGTGCGTcacaggggagaagggaagagagcctTCTCCCTGCCATCCTCAGTTCTCCTCACACAGCTCTCCAATACACAGATGTCCTTCAGGGTCCTCTTCCCTCAgctgtgtttctttctgtttttagtctctctcccctctctcagcaGTTTTCCCACCCAGCACAGCTTGCTTCTCCCCATCTGTCACTTAATAGATTCTCTCCGATTGTTGCCGTcattctgcctccttcctctctttcctcacctGTCTTATCTCTTTGTCTGTTGTTTTCTCTCCTCAGactttttgtgtttctctgtctctcccctcagACTGGATCCTGCTCCCACAGCTTCTGCACTGACTCCCCGTGCCGGCACTGGACCCATCGTCCCTCCTGCTCGCTGCTCCCGTACCTTCATCACTTTCAGTGATGATGCGACATTCGAGGAATGGTTTCCCCAAGGGCGGCCCCCAAAGGTCCCTGTTCGGGAGGTCTGCCCTGTGACCCATCGCCCAGCTCTGTACCGGGACCCTGTCACAGACATCCCCTACGCCACTGCTCGAGCCTTCAAGATCATCCGTGAGGCCTATAAGAAGTACATCACTGCCCACGGACTGCCGCCCACGGCCTCAGCGCTGGGCCCTGGCCCGCCACCTCCCgagcccctccctggctctgggCCTCGAGCCTTGCGCCAGAAAATTGTCATCAAATAAGGAGAGGAGTAGTCCTTAGAAACCTCTTTCCTGCCCTGACTTGGGGCTCTTAatgttccccttcctctccctggttCTCCTCTTGGTCATCTCTGACCTTTGCCTGGcccttttccatctttctttccccccagTTCCTattggttttatttgtgttttttaatctaataaaagagaaagatccCCTTTGTCTGGTGTCTCATTGAGTTGGGAGCAAGAAGTCTTTGTGAATGTCTGAGTATATATgggtctttattttgtttaatagcATTTATTATGAGCTGCCCTTTTTAAATTGTAAGTATTCACTCCTCCAGCTGGATTATAAACACCTTTAAATTAGACCTCCAAACGAAATTCCTGTACTCTCCTTTATATCACCTTATATTCACTGCTTTGAATATAGCAAGACACCAAATAAGAAGGAATGACATGATTCCCCTAGTTTCTAGGACTCTGGCTTACatgcaggaagggaaggaagtgcCATGGCTGTGAGTGGCCACTAGAGGCTCTCAGGGCTGGGCAGGGTATGGGGGCTGTGTATATGTGatctcccaccaccccccacctggccagagctaaaataataaaatgctgagCTCACTgttcccccaccctcttcccgGCACTGGGCTCTTCCTGCCGCGGGGACAGTGCTCCAGTAGCACTGACAGACCAACCGACAGAAGGGGAGGTGAGAAGGGAGGTGGCCACCAGGACTGGTAGGTGGGAAGGCAGGGGGCTTATGGACCAGAGcctggtgggaggtgggaggagaggagcgGCTCCTTTCGGGAATGATGTGGAGTGTCTCCGTCCCTCAGCGTATGTTTCTGCCACTGTCTGTCCTATCCCTTAACCATAGTGTACATTGTCCATGCAAATATCTCACACACTTTCTGGATCTTTCATATTCAGTATGGTGTGTATGTGTAGCTTGTGTGTATTTTCTGTATTGTAAGAGATTGTGCAAGTTTAATCTTCCCACTGTTTTTAGAGAAACTTTATCGCATTTAGAGGGTATTTCCCACCCATTGGTCCGGTGTCACCTTCCCGTCCAAAGTCAGGGACAAATTATGGGGACTCAGCCCCTTCTCCTGAGACCATAccacccttcccccagctcctctGAGCCCTTGCTTTCCCTTAGGATTTAGAGTTTTGGCAAACATAGAAAGTGAAATCTTGATTCCCCCAcaataaaagaggaaatggggGTAGGGTAAGAGAACTGTCTCTTTTCCCCCTTGCTTTCTTCGAGTTTAGGAAAAAAGACTGGATcgtggggaagagaagaggaatttCCCTGAAACTCTTTGTATGCCCCCCTTCCTTTCAATAGGAACTGGGCCTGGGGCCAGTTGGCAGGGCCCTTGGCAGCTGTGCTTGGGCAAGAGGCATGGACGGACGAGGTTATAAGGGAGGGTGTTGCCAGGATTTCTCTGTCACACAATGGGCAGACAAATCACGCTTGGATGCCTGGGATCCCCATCCAGGGTGGCTGAAGCTggggaagcaggaagaaggaagctcTGGTTCTAACTAAACAACATAAGTCCCCACCTTCCCCTGCCCAGCTAGATTTCTAGCCTCCAAGGCATCCAGTTCATCGTTCTGCCCCCTGGCCCATCTGTGTCCTGCTGTGTCCATGTGTATCTTTCCATCATCCAATCACTTTCCCCATTCCCCCCAGGCTCCGTGAGcaccagagtggggagggggtggggccatCATGTCATCGTATCAGAAGGAACTGGAGAAATACAGAGACATAGATGAAGATGAGATTCTAAAGACCTTGAGCCCCGAGGAGCTGGAGCAGCTGGACTGCGAGCTACAGGAGATGGACCCTGAGGTAGGGGCTCTGGCACAAGGAACCAACGAGGAAACAGGGGCAGCCTCCGAGCATTGGGGAAGGGGTGGTGGGCCCCGGGTGGCTGAGATCAGGGCTGCCTACAGGGCTTGGAATCCCAAGAGGGCCAGGGAAAAGGTGTGTGCAGATGTTTAGGGAGCCCTGGAGGTACCCCAGATCAGAGGTCTGACTTCCTCCCCAAAACTCATCCCGAAGAACATGCTCCTGCCCGCTGGACTAAGACAACGTGACCAGACAAAGAAGAGCCCAACGGGGCCACTGGACCGGGATGCCCTTTTGCAGTATCTGGAACAGCAGGCACTAGAGGTCAAAGAACGTGATGACTTGGTGCCCTTCACAGGCGAGAAGAAGGGTATGGAGACACTAACAACCATGCCTACCAAAACCCAATGGTCATCTCTCAAGTGCACCCCCTCCAGCTTCCCTCTGACCTTCCAGCTTCTAGCTGCCCAGGGACCTGGCCACCCTGAAACACACATGCCTCTTTCACTCTCCAGCTTTTAGGAGAGATTAGGGGACCCAGGAGTCCTGAGCTGGTAGAGGACTTGGGCCTTACAGTGGCCCCTAGTGACCCAAGACTCCACCtcctggagaaggaaaggaaggaagccagagaCAAGAATCGTAGGAGGAATGACCTCCACCTGAGCCACCCTTCATCTCCCCATCAGGGAAACCCTACATTCAGCCCAAGAGGGAAATTCCTGCACAGGAGCAGATCACTCTGGAGCCTGAACTGGAAGAGGCATTGGCCCATGCCACAGATGCCGAAATGTGTGATATTGCAGGTGAGCAGCAGTGGAAGGTTAGGGAGGGTGGGGAGATCCAGGGCAGGGCAGTTCTAGCCAGGCCATGGGACTAGTGAGGAAGGCCCTGAACAGGACATGAATGTTAGAGAAagcctcaggtcatggttttaagtttttgcttatgtattcactcattcattttttaatctaataCATTCACATCTCAGAGACAAGTTTATAGGGATTATAAAGCAGATAAAAGTAGAACTATTCTGGCTGGAAACAGGAGGAAGTCTAACAGACTCCctcactcttttctcttttttttgaatGTGAAACACTGTTGTTTTTCCCTCCCTTACCCTCTAGGGGCTCCTTAGGGACCTTCCCTTAGCCCTGTCTCaaacttgtttgatttttttaaagtttatttatttattttgaggtggggagggacagagaaagaaagagagagagaatcccaaacaggctctgtgctgtcagtgcagagcccgatgcggggctcaatctcatgaaccatgaaatcatgacctgagctgaaatcaagagttggacatttaaccgatggagccacccgggtgcccccctaccctcaaagttttaaaaactaccACCTTAAGCAGTTCATAGAAGGAAACCCTGGGACCTAGGGAGAGTGGGAACCTCTTTGGAAGAGTGGGGAGAAGTCAGGCTTTAAAAAACTGCAACAGATTCAGAATGAGAAGGGAGGGGATTTGGAACAAACTCCTTCTTCTCATTCCCTGTCCCCCCTCTACGTACTCTCTCCAGCAATTCTGGGCATGTACACACTGATGAGCAACAAGCAATACTATGACGCCATCTGCAGCGGAGAAATCTGCAACACCGAAGGCATTAGCAGTGAGTGTTTGGAAGCATGGCATCCAGGGCTTTGGGAAGGCAGTCCCAAGGTCTGATTAAAGGTGGCGAAGGGTGAAATGGGGATCATGGAGAGGACATGGTACAGAAGTAATGGGAGAACCAATGGGGAGGAGGTTGTGGGGGACATGTCGTGGTTTCCTTCTGGCCCTTGCCCGCCAGGTGTGGTGCAGCCTGACAAGTACAAGCCGGTGCCAGATGAGCCCCCAAATCCCACAAACATTGAGGAGATACTAAAGAGCGTTCGAAACAATGAcaaggagctggaggaggtgaACCTCAATAACATACAGGTATCTGACCCCTATCTATGTTCCAAATAATAAATGGGATAACTATGTGAGTCCCAGATATGTGGGTCCCTTAGCCCACCATCTCTTCTCCTCTGACAGGACATCCCAATACCCATGCTAACTGAGTTGTGTGAGGCCATGAAGACAAATACCTATGTCCGGAGCCTCAGTCTGGTGGCCACAAGGAGTGGTGACCCCATCGCCAATGTAAGGCAACTTGAaatcccagccccctccccataCATGCACCCCTTGACATGCATCTCTGCCAGGGCTGTCATAAGGGGTTGGGGTTGTGCTGGGGATGCTATTCCCATCACGTAATCTTAGGATGGCCTGATGGAGACTCCTACCCTCAGTCCCATGGCTCTTAGCTCGGAAATCCTCAGATCACCTTCTCGGAGAGCCACAGCTTGCTCTACCACCCCGCCAACTCCACCACACACTTAACCTCCCTGCTTCCCCTACGACCTATGCTcccttccatctccctctctccccacctacAGCTCCTCAAGGACTCTTCTCAAAGAGCTGTGTTTCCCTCTtgctcctgttctttctctcctcagTCATCTGTGAAACTGTCCCCTAATCCTAACCCAAGTCCCTACTACCCAGGCGGTGGCTGACATGTTGCGTGAGAATCGTAGCCTCCAGAGCCTGAACATTGAATCCAACTTCATTAGCAGCACAGGGCTCATGGCTGTGCTGAAGGCAGTTCGGGAAAATGCCACACTCACTGAGCTCCGTGTAGACAACCAGGTGAGCTTTCCCTCCCCTGGTCCCCTGGTCATTCAACTAATATTAACTGAGTCTCCTCCCTGAGGCTGCCActgggtcaggatctcaccaaTCTTGTCTGAAACCTCTTCGTTGTCTCTATGAGGGGAGCCAAGGTCAGCACCTCTTATCACCCCTTCTGATGAAACAAGCTTTTTCGACCTCCCAAAGGGTTGGTGGTATGGCGCGGTGAACAACACAGAGAGGGGGGCTGACAGGGTTCACCTCTCCGTCCCCCAGCGCCAGTGGCCTGGCGATGCAGTGGAGATGGAGATGGCCACCGTGCTCGAGCAGTGTCCCTCCATTGTCCGCTTTGGCTACCACTTCACACAGCAGGGGCCACGTGCTCGGGCAGCCCAGGCCATGACCCGGAACAA
Above is a window of Panthera uncia isolate 11264 chromosome C1 unlocalized genomic scaffold, Puncia_PCG_1.0 HiC_scaffold_4, whole genome shotgun sequence DNA encoding:
- the TMOD4 gene encoding tropomodulin-4, whose translation is MSSYQKELEKYRDIDEDEILKTLSPEELEQLDCELQEMDPENMLLPAGLRQRDQTKKSPTGPLDRDALLQYLEQQALEVKERDDLVPFTGEKKGKPYIQPKREIPAQEQITLEPELEEALAHATDAEMCDIAAILGMYTLMSNKQYYDAICSGEICNTEGISSVVQPDKYKPVPDEPPNPTNIEEILKSVRNNDKELEEVNLNNIQDIPIPMLTELCEAMKTNTYVRSLSLVATRSGDPIANAVADMLRENRSLQSLNIESNFISSTGLMAVLKAVRENATLTELRVDNQRQWPGDAVEMEMATVLEQCPSIVRFGYHFTQQGPRARAAQAMTRNNELRRQQKKR